In Topomyia yanbarensis strain Yona2022 chromosome 2, ASM3024719v1, whole genome shotgun sequence, one DNA window encodes the following:
- the LOC131685579 gene encoding uncharacterized protein LOC131685579, which produces MKVIIALFVAIAAVSAEPWNGWNNGWNNGLNVWGDGLSGWNHGLNGWNGWNSWNDWSAYPTYAKSWTGAGWPVSTGLYGRKTSVQANVARLNPWGLPWGTYGAGSYG; this is translated from the exons ATGAAG GTCATCATCGCCCTGTTTGTCGCAATTGCAGCTGTCTCTGCTGAACCCTGGAATGGGTGGAATAATGGTTGGAACAATGGACTTAACGTTTGGGGTGATGGTCTAAGCGGCTGGAACCACGGTCTCAACGGTTGGAATGGATGGAACAGCTGGAACGACTGGAGCGCATACCCCACCTACGCCAAATCGTGGACCGGTGCTGGGTGGCCAGTCTCAACGGGATTGTATGGACGTAAAACCTCTGTTCAAGCTAATGTCGCCAGGCTCAATCCGTGGGGATTACCGTGGGGAACTTACGGAGCCGGATCGTACGGCTGA
- the LOC131685907 gene encoding bifunctional endo-1,4-beta-xylanase XylA-like, with product MKVIIALLVAIAAVSAEPWNGWNNGWNSGWNNGWNNGWNNGWNNGLKGWNGWNSWNDWSAYPTYAKSWTGAGWPVSSGLYGHKTVVQANVARINPWGLPWGTYGAGSYGWEKNGHWAAAPVVASTPLIASNVI from the exons ATGAAG GTCATCATTGCCCTACTTGTCGCAATTGCAGCTGTTTCTGCTGAACCTTGGAACGGTTGGAACAACGGCTGGAATAGCGGGTGGAATAATGGATGGAACAATGGCTGGAACAATGGCTGGAACAACGGCCTGAAAGGCTGGAATGGATGGAACAGCTGGAACGACTGGAGCGCATACCCGACTTATGCCAAATCATGGACTGGTGCTGGTTGGCCAGTGTCATCGGGATTGTACGGACATAAAACCGTTGTTCAGGCTAATGTCGCCAGAATTAACCCGTGGGGATTGCCGTGGGGAACCTATGGAGCTGGATCGTACGGCTGGGAGAAGAACGGACACTGGGCAGCAGCACCGGTCGTTGCGAGCACACCGCTGATTGCTTCTAACGTCATTTGA